A single genomic interval of Marmota flaviventris isolate mMarFla1 chromosome 14, mMarFla1.hap1, whole genome shotgun sequence harbors:
- the Pdia6 gene encoding protein disulfide-isomerase A6: protein MARLGLGLVSCTFFLAVNGLYSSSDDVIELTPSNFNREVIQSNSLWLVEFYAPWCGHCQRLTPEWKKAATALKDVVKVGAVDADKHQSLGGQYGVQGFPTIKIFGSNKNRPEDYQGGRTGEAIVDAALSALRQLVKDRLGGKSGGYSSGKQGRSDSSSKKDVIELTDDSFDKNVLDSEDVWMVEFYAPWCGHCKNLEPEWAAAATEVKEQTKGKVKLAAVDATVNQVLASRYGIRGFPTIKIFQKDESPVDYDGGRTRSDIVSRALDLFSDNAPPPELLEIINEDIAKSTCEEHQLCVVAVLPHILDTGASGRNSYLEVLLKLADKYKKKMWGWLWTEAGAQSELENALGIGGFGYPAMAAINARKMKFALLKGSFSEQGINEFLRELSFGRGSTAPVGGGAFPAITVREPWDGRDGELPVEDDIDLSDVELDDLEKDEL, encoded by the exons GTCTGGTGAGCTGTACCTTCTTTCTAGCAGTGAATGGTCTGTATTCCTCCAGCGACGATGTCATTGAATTAACTCCATCTAATTTCAACAGAGAAGTTATTCAGAGTAACAGTTTGTGGCTTGTAGAATTCTATGCTCCATG GTGTGGTCATTGCCAAAGATTGACACCAGAATGGAAGAAAGCAGCAACTGCATTAAAA GATGTTGTAAAAGTTGGTGCAGTTGATGCAGATAAACATCAGTCCCTAGGAGGACAGTATGGCGTTCAAGGATTTCCTACCATCAAGATTTTTGGATCCAACAAAAACAGACCAGAAGATTATCAGG GTGGCAGAACTGGTGAAGCCATTGTGGATGCTGCCCTCAGTGCTCTGCGCCAGCTTGTGAAGGATCGCCTCGGGGGAAAGAGTGGTGGATATAGTTCTGGAAAACAA GGCAGAAGTGATAGTTCAAGTAAGAAGGATGTGATTGAGCTGACAGACGACAGCTTTGATAAGAATGTCCTTGACAGTGAAGATGTGTGGATGGTTGAGTTTTATGCCCCTTGGTGTGGACACTGCAAGAA CCTAGAGCCTGAGTGGGCTGCTGCAGCCACAGAAGTAAAGGAGCAAACCAAAGGAAAAGTGAAGCTGGCGGCTGTAGACGCCACTGTGAATCAGGTGCTAGCCAGCCGATACGGC attagagGATTTCCTACAATCAAGATATTTCAGAAAGACGAGTCTCCTGTGGATTATGATGGAGGGCGGACAAGGTCTGACATAGTGTCCCGGGCCCTTGATTTGTTTTCTGATAACGCcccacctcctgagctgcttgag ATAATCAACGAGGACATTGCCAAGAGTACGTGTGAGGAGCACCAGCTCTGCGTTGTGGCCGTGCTGCCCCACATCCTCGACACAG GAGCTTCAGGGAGAAATTCTTACTTGGAAGTTCTTCTCAAGTTGGCAGAcaaatacaagaagaaaatgtGGGG GTGGCTGTGGACAGAAGCTGGAGCCCAGAGTGAACTTGAGAACGCACTGGGTATTGGAGGGTTTGGATACCCTGCCATGGCAGCCATCAATGCACGCAAGATGAAATTTGCGCTTCTAAAAGGGTCTTTCAGTGAGCAAGGCATTAATGAGTTTCTCAG GGAGCTGTCTTTTGGGCGTGGCTCCACAGCACCAGTGGGAGGTGGTGCCTTTCCTGCTATCACTGTAAGAGAGCCCTGGGATGGCAGGGACGGTGAG CTTCCTGTGGAGGATGACATTGACCTCAGCGATGTGGAGCTTGATGACTTGGAGAAAGACGAATtgtga